In a single window of the Rhopalosiphum padi isolate XX-2018 chromosome 1, ASM2088224v1, whole genome shotgun sequence genome:
- the LOC132918690 gene encoding rho GTPase-activating protein gacZ-like isoform X2, with product MVNKCSVTCCRSLYAKDDVKVRLHRFPLSDPETLPLWIAATGREKDWKPCKSSRLCGNHFEKSEYIIGHGKGVLKTKSIPTIEYRTEDMEISDTNVEIVQLDYYDLNNEHQNKGNNCGNEESYYNNENVNIEDEKYIRKDKHVNFSNSESDYDNRDNSNCDEALKNEYEDFNYETNNDICNRENQCYMFTSSFKEGAEPIVLTSPDEKPSEVSLSMNIDQSIADSNFNKIMALKLKKQRRTKDIYSLYFKSLRKKNFQKQQKNLSSFNNETASFAAFIEAQMKDLRKNKQVYLTTKHKIQKILMKAQLEIAN from the exons ATGGTAAATAAGTGCAGTGTGACTTGTTGCAGAAGCCTGTACGCGAAGGACGATGTCAAAGTTAGATTACACAG GTTTCCTTTATCGGATCCAGAAACACTACCTTTGTGGATAGCTGCCACCGGTAGAGAAAAAGATTGGAAACCTTGTAAAAGTAGTAGATTGTGTGGCAATCATTTTGAAAAATCTGAATATATAATTGGCCATGGCAAAGGTGTTTTAAAGACAAAATCAATCCCGACAATTGAATATCGTACAGAGGATATG gaaATTAGTGATACAAATGTTGAAATTGTTCAACTTGACTATTATGATCTAAATAATGAACATCAAAATAAGGGTAACAATTGTGGTAATGaagaatcatattataataatgagaaTGTAAATATAGAAGATGAAAAATACATAAGAAAAGATAAACatgttaatttttcaaactCTGAGAGTGATTATGACAACAGAGATAATTCTAATTGTGACGAGgccttaaaaaatgaatatgaagATTTTAACTATGAAACAAACAATGATATTTGTAACCGAGAAAATCAATG TTATATGTTTACAAGCAGTTTCAAGGAAGGTGCCGAACCCATAGTTTTAACATCTCCGGATGAAAAACCATCTGAAGTATCATTGAGCATG aaTATTGACCAATCAATAGCGGattccaattttaataaaattatggctttaaaattaaaaaaacaaagacGCACTAaagatatttattcattatacttCAAGTCTctaaggaaaaaaaattttcaaaaacaacaaaaaaatttaagttcttTTAACAATGAGACAGCGTCATTTGCTGCTTTTATAGAAGCTCAAATGAAAGATTtacgtaaaaataaacaagtttatttaacaacaaaacacaaaattcaaaaaatactaaTGAAAGCACAGCTTGAAATAGCAAATTGA
- the LOC132918690 gene encoding rho GTPase-activating protein gacZ-like isoform X1 yields the protein MVNKCSVTCCRSLYAKDDVKVRLHRFPLSDPETLPLWIAATGREKDWKPCKSSRLCGNHFEKSEYIIGHGKGVLKTKSIPTIEYRTEDMKYQKKKSLNSSSDDGQMNKYLNEISDTNVEIVQLDYYDLNNEHQNKGNNCGNEESYYNNENVNIEDEKYIRKDKHVNFSNSESDYDNRDNSNCDEALKNEYEDFNYETNNDICNRENQCYMFTSSFKEGAEPIVLTSPDEKPSEVSLSMNIDQSIADSNFNKIMALKLKKQRRTKDIYSLYFKSLRKKNFQKQQKNLSSFNNETASFAAFIEAQMKDLRKNKQVYLTTKHKIQKILMKAQLEIAN from the exons ATGGTAAATAAGTGCAGTGTGACTTGTTGCAGAAGCCTGTACGCGAAGGACGATGTCAAAGTTAGATTACACAG GTTTCCTTTATCGGATCCAGAAACACTACCTTTGTGGATAGCTGCCACCGGTAGAGAAAAAGATTGGAAACCTTGTAAAAGTAGTAGATTGTGTGGCAATCATTTTGAAAAATCTGAATATATAATTGGCCATGGCAAAGGTGTTTTAAAGACAAAATCAATCCCGACAATTGAATATCGTACAGAGGATATG AAATACCAAAAAAAGAAGTCGCTAAATTCAAGCAGTGATGACGGGCaaatgaacaaatatttaaat gaaATTAGTGATACAAATGTTGAAATTGTTCAACTTGACTATTATGATCTAAATAATGAACATCAAAATAAGGGTAACAATTGTGGTAATGaagaatcatattataataatgagaaTGTAAATATAGAAGATGAAAAATACATAAGAAAAGATAAACatgttaatttttcaaactCTGAGAGTGATTATGACAACAGAGATAATTCTAATTGTGACGAGgccttaaaaaatgaatatgaagATTTTAACTATGAAACAAACAATGATATTTGTAACCGAGAAAATCAATG TTATATGTTTACAAGCAGTTTCAAGGAAGGTGCCGAACCCATAGTTTTAACATCTCCGGATGAAAAACCATCTGAAGTATCATTGAGCATG aaTATTGACCAATCAATAGCGGattccaattttaataaaattatggctttaaaattaaaaaaacaaagacGCACTAaagatatttattcattatacttCAAGTCTctaaggaaaaaaaattttcaaaaacaacaaaaaaatttaagttcttTTAACAATGAGACAGCGTCATTTGCTGCTTTTATAGAAGCTCAAATGAAAGATTtacgtaaaaataaacaagtttatttaacaacaaaacacaaaattcaaaaaatactaaTGAAAGCACAGCTTGAAATAGCAAATTGA